The following are encoded together in the Streptomyces tsukubensis genome:
- a CDS encoding sugar porter family MFS transporter — MADAASRKDVSSPHGKAVGVSIAAAVGGFLFGFDSSVINGAVDSLGSHFHLGDFLSGFVVSIALLGCAVGAWYAGRLADGWGRRNVMVLGAAMFLISSVGSAFAFSVPDLLVWRVIGGLGIGIASVIAPAYISEVAPASGRGALGSLQQLAITIGQLVVLSSNKGLAGAAGGASQDLWFGMPAWRWMFLVGVIPAVAYGVLAMMIPESPRYLVLKGQFDKAAGVLERISGEPDGAKKVEEIRSTLKKEHKSSFADIRGSKFGLHPIVWVGIIMAAFQQLVGINAIFYYSTTLWKSVGFSESSSFTTSVITAGINVVMTVVAMLFVDRVGRRRLLTIGSIGMFLSLALTAVAFSQQQGSGDNVSLPSPYGPLALVGANAFVVFFALSWGPILWIMLAEMFPNRMRAMALAIGTASNWIFNFIVTFSFEPMTRQVGLSWLYGAFAFFALLSFFFVLRKVPETKNKTLESMRGDTYKRPNAAT; from the coding sequence ATGGCCGACGCGGCCTCCAGAAAAGACGTATCGAGCCCCCACGGCAAAGCCGTCGGCGTCTCCATCGCGGCGGCGGTAGGCGGCTTCCTCTTCGGGTTCGACTCGTCCGTCATCAATGGCGCCGTGGACTCCCTGGGGTCCCACTTCCACCTCGGTGACTTCCTTTCCGGCTTCGTCGTCTCCATCGCGCTCCTCGGCTGCGCCGTCGGCGCCTGGTACGCGGGCCGGCTCGCGGACGGCTGGGGCCGCCGCAATGTGATGGTGCTCGGCGCCGCGATGTTCCTCATCAGCTCGGTCGGCTCCGCCTTCGCCTTCTCCGTACCCGACCTCCTCGTATGGCGCGTGATCGGCGGCCTCGGCATCGGCATCGCGTCGGTGATCGCGCCCGCCTACATCTCCGAAGTGGCACCGGCGAGCGGGCGCGGCGCGCTGGGCTCCCTCCAGCAACTCGCGATCACCATCGGCCAGCTCGTGGTGCTCAGCTCCAACAAGGGGTTGGCCGGAGCCGCCGGCGGCGCCTCCCAGGACCTGTGGTTCGGGATGCCTGCCTGGCGCTGGATGTTCCTCGTCGGAGTGATCCCCGCCGTCGCCTACGGCGTACTGGCCATGATGATCCCCGAATCGCCCCGCTACCTCGTGCTCAAGGGGCAGTTCGACAAGGCCGCCGGAGTGCTGGAGCGTATTTCGGGAGAGCCCGACGGCGCCAAGAAGGTCGAAGAGATCCGCTCGACCCTCAAGAAGGAACACAAGAGCAGTTTCGCGGACATCCGCGGATCGAAGTTCGGGCTGCACCCGATCGTCTGGGTCGGCATCATCATGGCCGCGTTCCAGCAACTCGTCGGCATCAACGCGATCTTCTACTACTCCACCACCCTGTGGAAGTCGGTCGGCTTCAGCGAGTCCAGCTCCTTCACCACCTCCGTGATCACCGCCGGCATCAACGTGGTGATGACCGTCGTCGCGATGCTGTTCGTGGACCGGGTCGGCCGGCGCCGACTGCTGACCATCGGCTCCATCGGCATGTTCCTGTCGCTGGCCCTCACCGCCGTCGCCTTCTCCCAGCAGCAGGGCAGCGGCGACAACGTGAGCCTGCCCAGCCCCTACGGCCCGCTCGCACTGGTCGGAGCCAACGCCTTCGTGGTCTTCTTCGCGCTCTCCTGGGGCCCGATCCTGTGGATCATGCTCGCCGAGATGTTCCCCAACCGGATGCGCGCCATGGCGCTCGCCATCGGCACCGCGTCCAACTGGATCTTCAACTTCATCGTCACCTTCTCCTTCGAGCCGATGACCCGGCAGGTCGGCCTGTCCTGGCTGTACGGGGCTTTCGCCTTCTTCGCTCTCCTCTCCTTCTTCTTCGTCCTGCGTAAGGTGCCGGAGACCAAGAACAAGACGTTGGAGTCCATGCGCGGGGACACGTATAAGCGGCCTAACGCGGCTACGTAG
- a CDS encoding sigma factor-like helix-turn-helix DNA-binding protein, translating to MRAEAVSMALLVVLETLTPLERAVFVLHEVFGFAHTEIGPILGRSPSAVRQLAHRAGEHVQARRPRYEIDPGTRHRMTTQVPPRMSGVGPGGEW from the coding sequence GTGCGGGCCGAGGCGGTCTCGATGGCGCTGCTGGTCGTCCTGGAGACCCTGACCCCGCTGGAACGGGCTGTCTTCGTACTGCACGAGGTGTTCGGCTTCGCCCACACGGAGATCGGCCCGATCCTCGGCCGCAGTCCGTCCGCTGTGCGCCAACTCGCCCACCGTGCCGGGGAACACGTACAGGCACGCCGTCCGCGCTACGAGATCGACCCCGGTACGAGGCACCGGATGACGACGCAGGTCCCGCCCCGTATGAGCGGGGTGGGACCTGGTGGTGAGTGGTGA
- a CDS encoding sensor domain-containing protein gives MTAATFHPQETAQPAPSAPSASHAPTGRATRRPGFWQAPFSEVTFREIGYALTSLPVAIAGFVFAVTMFSLGVGLAVTVLGLPVLAAALLGARGLGAAERGRARYGLGLDVEAPAAMRGGRDSGAWAAMRARLSDATGWKALLFHVVMFPWRVATFVVSVTFLVTGWAVALYPAYHWVFARYVGWPGYRVYDYTSGGVHHAYYVTSPLQIGVCSLLGLVIVFITPQIVRAMTNVDRAAVRSLLGR, from the coding sequence ATGACAGCCGCAACCTTCCACCCCCAAGAGACAGCCCAGCCCGCCCCGTCCGCCCCGAGCGCTTCCCACGCCCCCACCGGCCGCGCCACCCGGCGTCCCGGCTTCTGGCAGGCCCCCTTCTCCGAGGTCACCTTCCGGGAGATCGGTTACGCCCTCACCTCGCTGCCCGTCGCCATAGCGGGCTTCGTCTTCGCCGTGACGATGTTCTCGCTGGGTGTCGGTCTGGCAGTGACGGTGCTCGGGCTGCCCGTACTCGCGGCGGCGCTCCTCGGCGCGCGCGGGCTCGGCGCCGCCGAACGCGGCAGGGCCAGGTACGGGCTCGGGCTCGACGTGGAGGCGCCCGCCGCGATGCGGGGAGGGCGTGACTCGGGCGCGTGGGCCGCGATGCGCGCCCGTCTCTCGGACGCCACGGGCTGGAAGGCGCTCCTGTTCCACGTGGTGATGTTCCCGTGGCGGGTGGCGACCTTCGTCGTGTCCGTGACCTTCCTCGTGACCGGCTGGGCCGTCGCCCTCTACCCCGCCTACCACTGGGTCTTCGCGCGTTACGTCGGCTGGCCCGGCTACCGCGTGTACGACTACACCTCCGGCGGCGTCCACCACGCGTACTACGTGACCTCACCGCTCCAGATCGGCGTCTGCTCCCTGCTCGGCCTCGTCATAGTCTTCATCACGCCGCAGATCGTCCGTGCCATGACCAACGTCGACCGTGCGGCCGTCCGCTCACTGCTCGGCCGCTGA
- a CDS encoding MraY family glycosyltransferase, which produces MREYLLTLCVTATVTYLLTGPVRKFAIAVGAMPAVRARDVHREPTPRLGGIAMFAGLCAGLVVASHLTHLKDVFDEGDPQALLLGALVIWLVGVVDDKFEIPAVVKLGGQLIAAGVMVQLGLKILWLPIPGVGTVFLNDPVATLLTVAVIVVTINAVNFVDGLDGLAAGTVCITATAFFLYGYRMWYGYGLEDAAPTTLIPTLLMGMCLGFLPHNLHPARIFMGDSGSMLIGLMVAACAVSATGRIDPAAYLGSERDVVHAMVPVYIPLLLPLSLIAIPFTDLILAFVRRTWRGQSPFAADRGHLHHRLLNIGHSHSRSVLIMYFWAALLAFGAVTYSVNGASGWIVWMLVLLSAVGLVLLMLPRFAPHVPVWAERLAPPRYRRRVRHPDGESPAEDPSPAGNTSPAGSTSPAGSTSPAGSESPANSESSTGSAPPDGQAEAKDPEQAPASPPAPPPAGDTPPAGDTPPAGDTPEAPHPLPGQAGASAPDPARR; this is translated from the coding sequence GTGCGTGAGTACCTTCTGACGCTGTGCGTCACCGCCACCGTCACCTACCTGTTGACGGGTCCCGTGCGGAAGTTCGCCATCGCGGTCGGGGCGATGCCCGCGGTTCGCGCGCGCGACGTGCACCGCGAGCCGACACCGCGTCTCGGCGGTATCGCGATGTTCGCGGGCCTGTGCGCGGGTCTGGTCGTCGCCTCGCACCTGACCCACCTGAAGGACGTGTTCGACGAAGGCGACCCGCAGGCGCTGCTCCTCGGCGCGCTGGTGATCTGGCTGGTGGGGGTGGTCGACGACAAGTTCGAGATACCCGCGGTCGTCAAACTCGGCGGGCAGCTCATCGCCGCGGGCGTGATGGTGCAACTGGGCCTGAAGATCCTGTGGCTTCCCATCCCGGGTGTCGGCACTGTCTTCCTCAACGACCCGGTGGCCACGCTGCTGACGGTCGCGGTCATCGTCGTCACCATCAACGCCGTCAACTTCGTCGACGGCCTCGACGGTCTGGCCGCGGGCACGGTCTGCATCACGGCCACCGCGTTCTTCCTGTACGGATACCGCATGTGGTACGGCTACGGGCTGGAGGACGCCGCACCCACGACCCTCATCCCCACGCTGCTCATGGGCATGTGCCTGGGTTTCCTGCCGCACAACCTGCACCCCGCCAGGATCTTCATGGGCGACTCGGGCTCCATGCTCATCGGTCTCATGGTCGCCGCGTGCGCGGTCTCCGCGACCGGCAGGATCGACCCCGCCGCGTACCTCGGCAGCGAACGGGACGTCGTCCACGCGATGGTCCCGGTCTACATTCCGCTGCTGCTGCCGCTCTCGCTGATCGCGATCCCCTTCACCGACCTGATCCTGGCCTTCGTACGACGTACCTGGCGGGGCCAGTCACCGTTCGCCGCCGACCGCGGCCACCTCCACCACCGGCTGCTGAACATCGGCCACTCGCACAGCCGGTCGGTCCTCATCATGTACTTCTGGGCGGCGCTGCTCGCCTTCGGCGCGGTGACGTACTCGGTGAACGGCGCCAGCGGCTGGATCGTGTGGATGCTGGTGCTGCTGAGCGCCGTCGGTCTGGTCCTGCTGATGCTGCCGAGGTTCGCCCCTCACGTACCGGTCTGGGCCGAGCGGCTGGCCCCGCCCCGCTACCGGCGCCGGGTACGGCACCCGGACGGCGAAAGCCCCGCGGAAGACCCAAGCCCTGCCGGGAACACAAGCCCTGCCGGGAGCACGAGCCCTGCCGGGAGCACGAGCCCTGCCGGGAGCGAAAGCCCCGCGAACAGCGAAAGCTCCACGGGGAGCGCGCCCCCGGACGGCCAGGCCGAGGCCAAGGACCCGGAACAGGCCCCGGCCTCGCCCCCTGCCCCGCCCCCCGCGGGTGACACGCCCCCTGCGGGTGACACGCCTCCA